A DNA window from Chloroflexota bacterium contains the following coding sequences:
- the hisH gene encoding imidazole glycerol phosphate synthase subunit HisH, with the protein MIAIIDYGAGNLGSVANAIIGLGYQPNITDKPGDMLSSAAVILPGVGAAGDAMEKLEAIGMTDAIRQLIHENRPLFAVCVGLQLLFSSTEEGGWHRCLGVIPGTVKRLPNGLKVPHMGWNQVRQQVKHPIFNDIPDGANFYFVHSYYVDPDDTSVIAGTTDYGVPMCSVVIKDNLVATQFHPEKSGKWGLRMYSNFLETALSEEGQYEK; encoded by the coding sequence ATGATTGCCATAATCGATTACGGCGCAGGGAATCTGGGTAGTGTTGCCAATGCAATTATAGGGCTGGGCTATCAGCCGAATATCACTGATAAACCAGGCGACATGCTCAGTTCCGCGGCTGTTATTCTGCCGGGAGTTGGTGCTGCCGGTGACGCCATGGAAAAACTGGAGGCTATAGGTATGACAGATGCAATTCGACAGTTGATACATGAGAATCGGCCATTATTCGCCGTTTGCGTCGGATTACAGCTTCTTTTTTCCAGCACTGAGGAAGGTGGCTGGCACAGATGCTTAGGAGTAATCCCTGGGACTGTAAAGAGACTGCCTAATGGACTTAAAGTCCCTCATATGGGCTGGAACCAGGTCAGGCAGCAAGTGAAACACCCTATATTTAATGACATACCGGACGGAGCCAATTTTTACTTTGTTCATAGCTATTACGTTGACCCGGATGATACTTCGGTTATAGCCGGCACTACAGACTACGGCGTACCTATGTGCAGTGTGGTTATCAAGGACAATCTGGTGGCAACCCAGTTCCACCCAGAGAAAAGCGGCAAATGGGGTTTAAGGATGTATTCTAACTTTTTGGAAACGGCACTGAGCGAGGAAGGACAATATGAAAAATAG
- a CDS encoding IS1595 family transposase, translating to MTDKIKAEFQKYTLAQFKREFPDDDACLEWLKNYRWADGIYCPVCDRVRKHHKIKSRPCYKCDYCGHEVYPLAGTIFHKSATPLRTWFDAMLWVATTRSGHSAKELQRMTGVTYKTAWRMFRQIRSLFGEDTIPLNGEVEVDESYFGGTRRGRRGRGAEGKTAVIGIVQRQGKVTASVVSNVKRSTVMPLISKNVARTAIVYTDEFFSYDRVANAGYKHRRVEHGAKVYVDGDAHTNSIEGFWSLAKRGISGVYHAVSPKYLQSYLNEYTFRYNHRNDEIPMFKLILKRI from the coding sequence ATGACCGACAAAATCAAGGCAGAGTTTCAAAAATACACTCTGGCACAGTTTAAGCGTGAGTTCCCTGATGACGATGCCTGTTTGGAGTGGCTTAAGAACTATAGGTGGGCTGACGGCATCTATTGTCCTGTTTGCGACAGGGTAAGAAAGCACCACAAGATTAAGTCGAGACCTTGCTACAAGTGCGATTACTGCGGGCATGAGGTCTATCCCCTCGCTGGCACGATATTCCACAAGTCCGCCACGCCTTTGAGGACTTGGTTTGACGCCATGCTCTGGGTCGCCACCACTAGGTCTGGTCATTCCGCAAAGGAACTTCAGCGAATGACTGGCGTGACCTACAAAACAGCATGGAGAATGTTCAGGCAAATCAGGTCTTTGTTCGGTGAGGACACTATCCCTCTTAACGGCGAAGTCGAGGTTGATGAGTCTTATTTCGGTGGAACTAGGCGAGGTAGGCGGGGTCGTGGTGCTGAAGGCAAGACTGCTGTAATTGGCATTGTCCAAAGGCAAGGCAAGGTCACTGCCTCTGTTGTCTCCAATGTCAAAAGGTCTACTGTTATGCCTCTTATCAGCAAGAACGTGGCTCGGACTGCCATTGTCTATACTGATGAGTTTTTCAGCTACGATAGAGTTGCCAATGCTGGCTACAAACACAGAAGGGTTGAGCATGGTGCTAAGGTCTATGTTGACGGGGATGCCCATACCAACAGCATTGAGGGTTTCTGGTCTTTGGCGAAGCGTGGTATTAGCGGTGTCTATCATGCCGTATCCCCTAAATACTTGCAATCATACCTTAACGAATATACCTTTCGGTATAACCATCGCAACGATGAAATTCCCATGTTCAAACTCATTTTGAAGCGGATTTAG
- the phoU gene encoding phosphate signaling complex protein PhoU has product MEKSASFSKGFQEIQDKVLAMGDMVTKEINRSIEALKKRDLKTAHQIIAADAKIDELRYAIEDMCIELVGTQKPKTNELRVIVAVLSITTELERIGDYAEGIARIVVMIGDEPPLKPLIDIPRMAELTTEMIDKSLKSFVTRDVELAKHVVTMDNAVDGLYDQVFRELLTFMMVDPKTINRATRLIWVAHNLERAADRVTNICERVVFTVTGKMEELEISKY; this is encoded by the coding sequence ATGGAAAAGAGCGCCAGTTTTAGCAAAGGTTTTCAGGAAATTCAAGATAAAGTCCTGGCTATGGGTGATATGGTAACGAAGGAGATAAACCGCTCAATTGAGGCATTGAAAAAACGGGACTTAAAGACTGCCCACCAGATAATTGCTGCTGATGCCAAGATCGATGAGCTGCGATACGCCATCGAAGACATGTGTATCGAGCTTGTGGGCACGCAGAAGCCGAAGACCAACGAGCTGCGTGTAATTGTGGCTGTGCTCAGTATCACAACAGAGCTTGAACGGATCGGCGACTATGCTGAAGGAATTGCCAGGATTGTAGTCATGATTGGCGATGAGCCACCCTTGAAACCACTGATTGATATTCCCAGGATGGCAGAATTGACCACCGAAATGATTGATAAAAGCCTCAAGTCTTTCGTCACCCGCGATGTGGAATTGGCAAAGCACGTCGTCACCATGGATAACGCTGTGGATGGTCTTTATGACCAGGTTTTTCGTGAGCTTCTCACCTTTATGATGGTCGACCCCAAGACCATTAATAGAGCGACCCGCCTCATCTGGGTTGCCCACAACCTGGAACGGGCTGCCGACAGGGTAACCAATATCTGCGAGCGTGTCGTCTTCACCGTGACCGGAAAGATGGAGGAGCTCGAGATTTCTAAATATTAA
- a CDS encoding NAD(P)/FAD-dependent oxidoreductase, which produces MRTEYLIIGNSAGGIGAAENIREVDKTNSITIVSDEPYPAYSRPLISKYLAGERTVDEILFRPVDFYGRNDIGLLSGIKVQNLNLNRQIAQLDNGEQIIWGKLLLATGGIPIVPKMKGGDKNGVFTFLTIKDAMAVDEFINDGFQAVVIGGGLIGISVTEALVKRGVGVTVVEMKDRILNTILDETASSIAEETLRQAGVRIITNQTVADVVGETHTEGVILDNGEKIPCNLVVMAIGVLPRAELALGTEIKVNRGILVDRLMSTNYPNVYACGDVAEAYDFVYDTNRVTPIWPNAYIGGRVAGYNMAGVRAEYRGGTAMNSLNYFGLDITTAGVVATPPDSNWEEVGQRNDGVYKKIILSGDLVMGMVFVGDIEKSGMVFSLMKDRVNVANFKQALLADDFGLAYLPRELWQERLGNALASVNNR; this is translated from the coding sequence ATTAGAACTGAATACCTAATCATAGGCAACTCAGCCGGTGGCATAGGGGCTGCTGAGAATATTCGCGAGGTCGACAAGACAAATTCCATAACAATAGTTTCCGACGAGCCCTACCCGGCATACTCTCGCCCTCTAATATCAAAATATCTGGCTGGTGAACGTACTGTGGATGAAATACTGTTCCGGCCTGTTGATTTCTACGGCCGAAACGATATCGGACTTCTGTCGGGCATCAAGGTGCAAAACCTGAACCTAAACCGTCAGATTGCTCAACTGGATAACGGAGAGCAAATTATATGGGGAAAACTGCTGCTTGCCACAGGTGGTATACCTATAGTGCCTAAGATGAAGGGCGGCGATAAGAATGGTGTATTCACATTCCTGACCATTAAGGACGCCATGGCAGTAGATGAGTTTATAAACGATGGTTTCCAAGCCGTCGTAATCGGTGGCGGACTTATCGGCATCAGCGTGACTGAAGCATTGGTGAAGCGAGGGGTTGGTGTCACTGTGGTCGAAATGAAAGACAGGATACTTAATACTATACTCGACGAAACAGCATCTTCCATCGCTGAAGAGACTCTCAGGCAAGCCGGCGTTAGGATCATCACCAACCAAACTGTGGCGGATGTAGTCGGAGAAACACACACCGAGGGGGTTATCCTAGATAATGGCGAAAAAATTCCGTGCAACCTGGTGGTTATGGCGATTGGGGTATTGCCACGTGCTGAACTTGCGCTTGGTACTGAGATAAAAGTGAATCGCGGTATATTAGTAGACCGCCTTATGTCTACAAATTATCCGAATGTTTACGCCTGCGGAGATGTAGCCGAAGCTTATGATTTTGTTTATGACACAAACCGAGTGACTCCTATATGGCCCAATGCGTACATCGGGGGTAGGGTCGCCGGCTATAACATGGCAGGTGTCAGGGCTGAATACCGGGGTGGTACAGCTATGAATTCGCTCAACTATTTCGGGCTTGATATTACTACAGCCGGAGTAGTAGCTACTCCGCCTGACAGTAACTGGGAGGAAGTCGGTCAGCGGAACGATGGTGTTTATAAGAAGATTATCCTGAGTGGTGACTTGGTGATGGGAATGGTTTTTGTTGGAGATATCGAGAAATCCGGCATGGTTTTCAGTTTGATGAAAGACAGGGTTAACGTGGCTAATTTTAAGCAGGCGCTTCTGGCTGACGACTTTGGTCTGGCATATCTGCCTCGAGAGCTGTGGCAGGAGCGTCTGGGAAATGCCCTCGCCTCAGTGAATAACCGATGA
- a CDS encoding 4Fe-4S dicluster domain-containing protein: protein MKRIYVEEEACMGCGLCRVYCLTEHSKTRDIGKAFKRESPRPLSRIRVERNGEVSFSLQCRHCDEPWCVYSCLTGAMHRDEITGAIAVDAEKCIGCWTCIVACPNGALARDGDRKIVAKCDLCPGSDVPACVANCPNEALVFVEDGKVG, encoded by the coding sequence ATGAAGAGAATTTACGTAGAAGAAGAGGCTTGTATGGGCTGCGGGCTTTGCCGGGTCTACTGCCTGACTGAGCATTCTAAGACACGAGATATTGGAAAGGCGTTTAAGAGAGAGTCTCCGCGACCTTTATCGCGCATCCGTGTGGAGAGAAATGGGGAGGTGTCTTTCTCCCTGCAGTGTCGACATTGCGACGAGCCTTGGTGTGTTTACTCTTGCCTCACCGGCGCTATGCATAGAGATGAAATCACTGGAGCCATAGCTGTTGACGCTGAAAAGTGTATAGGTTGTTGGACATGTATAGTAGCCTGTCCTAATGGAGCACTTGCCCGGGATGGAGATAGAAAGATTGTGGCAAAGTGTGACTTGTGTCCGGGAAGTGATGTGCCAGCTTGCGTGGCCAATTGCCCAAATGAGGCGCTTGTATTTGTGGAAGATGGCAAAGTTGGATAA